From a region of the Trichoderma atroviride chromosome 6, complete sequence genome:
- a CDS encoding uncharacterized protein (TransMembrane:1 (i41-59o)) → MQFAGRTTSSTTSSYSSTPQIMVHVDSTKQKRTQYIKERSSCLYLSLFWHVIFVIRLIVQQIHKYTNTSPLDRPDEEQTRDYKRKINRTRKARGSRVLVLQDVLGGASALLVPASGTDLLIGREKGVWLMHGGISRR, encoded by the coding sequence ATGCAATTTGCAGGGCGCACTACCTCAAGCACTACCTCGAGCTACTCCAGCACTCCGCAGATCATGGTTCATGTTGACAGCACTAAGCAGAAGCGAACACAGTATATTAAAGAAAGGTCCTCTTGCTTATATTTGTCACTCTTCTGGCATGTCATCTTTGTGATACGTTTGATTGTGCAACAAATACACAAATACACAAATACCAGCCCTTTGGATCGCCCCGACGAAGAACAAACAAGAGATTACAAAAGGAAGATTaacagaacaagaaaagctcGGGGAAGCCGGGTGTTGGTGCTACAGGACGTTCTTGGTGGTGCTAGTGCTCTTCTGGTACCTGCATCAGGCACCGATCTGCTCATTGGTCGAGAAAAGGGCGTCTGGCTAATGCATGGCGGCATCTCACGACGGTGA
- a CDS encoding uncharacterized protein (EggNog:ENOG41) produces the protein MDLPNLEELLETMAPNDRASRRRKNQDISGPDDTSTSDAASKKAKAEEQRRREKYELDYVRLRNGQEMELPFDEDFCGVNALPHKRHWMRLQQRQKQVNSENPRVLPKTLKAPAPWVPDPTTEDISNDHYGCEDKEDQGNGRVWNNERPSKRTCRRSNVPPKPPKSQEFIYSEDESDEEELPEHIIRKTPPTFMGIPREIRMKIYRHLLLSEKPITVHGGWKQVHRNNQLSLPMSILRTCQAVHDEACVVLYGENVFVYLLRDPIYPQRAILDLATNDDVPSGDNESDSGSEYEDEEGDSLFCNDHRERCIDVDKYAHLFRKIVVEAEHNRYSKATQESMAEAIRLFANSGDTCNIRTLTVRISPLWNEEGYEPAEGRFTFIDFFEPNTPVHLAIKALDCQMVHVEILTRYMSRQSSNSAITWSEDGSVRLTVNRRWERFHNVIRQGIAHQGVLDERDEVMQLRMREMTNRTSRAIDELARHVEAQCNERNFHQDTTMGLALNWPNINFDDFEDMDY, from the coding sequence ATGGATCTTCCCAatttggaggagctgcttgaaACCATGGCGCCCAACGACAGGGCGTCTCGCCGCAGGAAGAACCAAGATATCTCTGGTCCTGATGATACATCTACTAGCGATGCAGCCTCCAAGAAAGCTAAAGCCGAGGAACAGCGACGGAGAGAAAAATATGAGCTCGACTATGTGCGCCTTCGCAATGGGCAGGAGATGGAACTTCCCTTTGACGAGGACTTTTGCGGCGTTAATGCCCTTCCACATAAAAGACACTGGATGCGACTTCAGCAGCGACAAAAGCAAGTGAACAGCGAGAATCCACGAGTACTACCAAAAACTTTGAAGGCCCCTGCTCCATGGGTTCCCGATCCAACTACCGAGGACATCTCAAACGACCATTACGGGTGCGAGGACAAGGAAGACCAAGGGAATGGTCGTGTTTGGAACAACGAAAGGCCGAGCAAGAGAACGTGCAGGAGATCGAATGTGCCACCAAAACCGCCAAAGTCTCAAGAGTTCATTTACTCAGAAGACGAATCtgatgaggaagagcttCCAGAGCACATAATAAGAAAGACGCCGCCCACTTTTATGGGCATCCCAAGAGAGATTAGGATGAAGATATATCGCCATCTGCTTCTCAGCGAGAAGCCAATCACTGTGCACGGAGGATGGAAACAGGTTCACAGGAACAACCAGTTGAGTTTGCCTATGAGCATCCTTCGAACATGCCAGGCTGTGCATGACGAGGCCTGCGTCGTGCTATACGGAGAAAATGTGTTTGTATATCTTCTTCGCGATCCGATCTACCCTCAGCGCGCAATTCTCGATTTGGCGACGAATGATGACGTCCCATCCGGCGACAATGAAAGCGACAGTGGCTCGGAgtacgaggacgaggagggaGATTCTCTTTTCTGTAACGATCACAGAGAGAGATGCATAGACGTCGACAAGTATGCGCATCTCTTTCGGAAGATTGTTGTTGAAGCAGAACACAATCGATACTCGAAAGCAACCCAAGAGAGTATGGCTGAGGCAATAAGACTCTTCGCGAATAGCGGCGACACTTGCAACATCCGTACACTGACCGTTCGCATATCACCTCTTTGGAATGAGGAGGGATATGAGCCCGCGGAAGGGCGTTTCACTTTTATTGACTTCTTCGAGCCCAATACGCCTGTTCACCTGGCCATCAAAGCTCTCGACTGCCAGATGGTCCACGTCGAGATACTCACCAGATACATGAGCCGGCAGTCTTCCAACTCGGCCATTACCTGGAGCGAAGACGGTTCCGTTCGTCTTACTGTGAACAGACGCTGGGAAAGATTCCACAACGTGATCCGCCAAGGAATCGCGCATCAAGGCGTTCTCGACGAAAGAGACGAGGTCATGCAGCTTCGGATGAGGGAAATGACCAACAGGACTTCAAGAGCGATTGATGAGCTGGCGAGACACGTTGAGGCGCAGTGCAACGAGAGGAATTTTCACCAAGATACGACCATGGGCTTGGCGCTTAACTGGCCAAACATTAACTTTGATGATTTCGAGGACATGGACTATTGA
- a CDS encoding uncharacterized protein (EggNog:ENOG41), which yields MGPKLGAAQATNSPSSDQPSRPYSNVRFVNGSSSRRSAPSTEAAQASIQHKEPPVLVEGKESEPPLRPEDDIMDSLMASSSSQSKTASPFTASHLPQAEWKDYFSPTHAASIKNETAALLHFQYNLAPWIEAGDLASSFGTEIMLLAQRRRPVSSAISLAASSQLARSNSTYGDSAMLLQDTENALALEEPRVRRIGHALLAVGEVFNISPSRWRTLSFFQSDESTRNTNNFSGFGEPLETLLRFHSRLDLAASLLTDQPPLTTLGFAMNHDPADRTLPLSTKSIRNACLLQLASCLQLLHGSNSSSIASPLTALLHVSNSRAIATEPRLVFFIKMVFSMVKLPAVVSQPTG from the exons ATGGGTCCTAAACTCGGTGCTGCTCAAGCAACGAACAGTCCCTCTTCGGATCAACCCTCGCGGCCTTATTCAAACGTCAGG TTTGTAAACGGCTCTTCATCAAGGCGTTCGGCGCCCTCGACTGAAGCAGCACAAGCGTCCATTCAGCATAAAGAGCCGCCAGTACTCgttgaaggaaaagagtCGGAACCGCCGCTTAGGCCTGAGGACGATATCATGGATTCTCTCATGGCCAGCTCAAGCTCTCAATCCAAGACGGCCTCGCCATTCACGGCCTCGCACTTACCGCAAGCCGAATGGAAGGATTACTTCTCCCCCACGCATGCTGCCTCTATCAAAAACGAAACTGCCGCTCTGCTGCATTTCCAGTACAACCTCGCGCCTTGGATCGAAGCAGGCGATCTAGCATCCTCTTTCGGAACCGAGATTATGCTTCTCGCACAGAGACGACGACCGGTGTCGTCTGCCATCTCGCTGGCTGCTTCTAGTCAGTTAGCCAGGTCCAACTCAACATATGGGGACTCGGCAATGCTCCTGCAAGACACGGAAAATGCCCTCGCCCTCGAAGAGCCACGAGTGAGACGGATTGGACACGCGCTGCTAGCCGTGGGAGAAGTATTCAACATCAGCCCTTCTCGATGGAGAACGCTGTCCTTCTTCCAGTCGGACGAATCCACGAGGAACACCAACAACTTTTCGGGATTTGGAGAGCCGTTGGAAACTTTATTGAGGTTCCATTCCAGACTCG ACCTCGCAGCGTCACTACTGACAGATCAGCCGCCGCTTACAACTTTGGGATTCGCCATGAATCACGATCCAGCAGACCGCACGCTCCCATTGTCAACAAAATCTATCCGCAACGCTTGTCTACTTCAGCTCGCCAGCTGTCTTCAACTGCTACACGGCagcaacagtagcagtaTCGCATCCCCCCTCACCGCCCTTCTTCATGTCAGCAACTCAAGAGCCATTGCCACCGAGCCCAGGCTCGTATTTTTCATCAAAATGGTCTTCTCTATGGTCAAACTGCCAGCAGTGGTATCACAACCGACCGGTTGA
- a CDS encoding uncharacterized protein (EggNog:ENOG41~TransMembrane:12 (i40-57o83-106i113-132o138-161i173-193o213-234i318-341o353-377i384-405o417-444i456-475o481-505i)): MSTGSDIEVAANGGLAVEPARRVNQAQKTMWQSLRHNPKVLFIAFFASLGGFEYGYQQGVLGQSLVMTRFKENFPAVVNSSSATGWLTSVLQLGGIVGSLSAGVLGEIISRKYTMFIACLWVILGSYLYVGAHEGMSSLLYAGRFFTGLGVGLFSGVGPLYNAELSAPEMRGLLVSFYQFATILGIMLSFWVGYCSNFIGGTGESQSDLAWRLPSIIQGIPAVLLAIGIWFMPFSPRWLVKVGRDEEAKKTMAWMRKLPEDDELVQIEFLEVKAESVFERRVFARDFPNLAAKKKSAFIEQFAQYASCFNSKDNIKRVLTGFFIMFFQQWSGIDAIIYYATNIFITLGLTGGTTALLATGVTGVVFIVSTVPAMLIIDRVGRKPMLIVGSIVMAVSMIIVGIIVAKFRHDWPNHVAAGWVAVALIWVYIAGFGATWGPVSWTLVSEIFPLSIRAKGASIGAMSNWLNNFAIAFFVPPMLSAWAWGTYIFFSVFLIAGIFAVWFFLPETKNATLEDMDRVFKSRTGERDAQLLREVQEEVGLVALVEAHTAALYEKKDIHESQIEKL, encoded by the exons ATGTCCACTGGATCGGATATTGAGGTtgctgccaatggcggccTGGCCGTGGAGCCGGCACGACGTGTCAATCAAGCCCAGAAGACCATGTGGCAGTCGCTTCGACACAACCCCAAGGTCCTTTTCattgccttttttgcttc ATTGGGTGGCTTCGAATATGGCTACCAGCAGGGCGTCCTGGGCCAATCCCTGGTCATGACTCGCTTCAAGGAAAACTTCCCTGCAGTCGTCAACTCCTCCTCAGCGACGGGCTGGTTGACATCCGTTCTCCAGCTCGGCGGTATCGTCGGCTCTCTGTCCGCCGGCGTGCTGGGCGAAATCATCTCCCGCAAGTACACAATGTTCATCGCCTGTCTCTGGGTCATCCTGGGCAGCTACCTCTACGTCGGTGCCCACGAGGGCATGTCCTCCCTTCTCTATGCCGGTCGATTCTTCACCGGTCTCGGTGTCGGTCTCTTCAGCGGCGTCGGCCCTCTTTACAACGCCGAGCTTTCGGCTCCCGAGATGCGAGGGCTGCTGGTCTCTTTCTATCAGTTCGCCACCATTCTCGGAATCATGCTTTCTTTCTGGGTCGGATACTGCAGCAACTTTATTGGCGGAACCGGCGAGTCTCAGTCCGACCTTGCTTGGAGACTCCCGTCCATCATCCAGGGAATCCCAGCTGTCCTtcttgccattggcatcTGGTTcatgcccttttctcccaGATGGCTTGTCAAGGTCGGCCGAGacgaagaggccaagaagaccaTGGCTTGGATGCGAAAGCTGCCCGAGGATGACGAGCTTGTTCAGATCGAGTTCCTCGAGGTCAAGGCCGAGAGTGTCTTTGAGAGACGCGTCTTTGCACGAGACTTCCCCAACCTggcggccaagaagaagagcgcctTTATCGAGCAGTTTGCCCAGTATGCCAGCTGCTTCAACTCCAAGGATAACATTAAGCGAGTCTTGAccggcttcttcatcatgttTTTCCAGCAGTGGAGTGGAATCGACGCCA TTATTTACTACGCGAccaacatcttcatcacccTGGGTTTGACTGGAGGCACAACAGCACTGCTCGCCACTGGTGTCACTGgtgtcgtcttcatcgtcagcaCCGTACCTGCCATG TTGATTATTGACAGAGTCGGTCGAAAGCCCATGCTTATTGTTGGCTCGATTGTCATGGCTGTCAGCATGATCATTGTCGGTATAATCGTTGCCAAGTTCCGCCACGATTGGCCCAACCAcgttgctgctggctgggtTGCTGTTG CTCTAATCTGGGTATACATTGCCGGTTTCGGTGCTACCTGGGGACCCGTCTCCTGGACTCTCGTCTCCGAAATCTTCCCTCTCTCCATCCGCGCCAAGGGTGCTTCCATTGGTGCCATGAGCAACTGGCTCAACAACTTCGCCATTGCCTTCTTCGTGCCTCCCATGCTTtcagcttgggcttggggcacctacattttcttctccgtcttcctCATTGCTGGCATCTTTGCTGTCTGGTTCTTCCTCCCCGAGACCAAGAACGCAACCCTGGAGGACATGGACCGAGTGTTCAAGAGCCGTACTGGCGAGAGAGATGCTCAGCTCCTGAGAGAGGTCCAGGAGGAGGTTGGCCTTGTTGCTCTCGTTGAAGCTCACACGGCAGCTCTgtacgagaagaaggatatcCACGAGTCACAGATTGAGAAGCTGTAA
- a CDS encoding uncharacterized protein (EggNog:ENOG41), which yields MDDPNASQVDGDAFMSPSSLSPFDEYAANPRYIELQEELRGLLFAGVSSLDPSKSTTPEPASDEADDHERTPVPSSKSLDFSRVSIPKMRLVKYLKNWVIECSPYLDKFDEARHFGIQVPLLAQSSPGLFYAVLAFSARQMERKACLEKSYDSLELYQESIRLLAPGLQAKDPNMLVTACILAVLELMSGSPRNWRRHIEGCASLFAFYEVTGFSGGLLQAVFWCYARMELCGAIISGGAESTVLSLDKWVPAVPEGIGTTRAQAEDFVKSIFYQKGRETPDMHANWAVYLCAKACDLVYRQVRLVELGEHDDADDRPLVDRWRRLWAELQFWRDTRPKCLLPIMTTEPSENQIFPVILFAHWAAISSNQLYHAACIVMLEMRPPGEALPNTLEYSAIWHAQRVCGISWTNPHRGNLINAIQPLYIAGRLLTHPREHLEVARIFKIIDRTTGWGAIWRLKDLEAEWGYESGGDFEHDLIPWWGKKCICSHFAH from the coding sequence ATGGACGACCCCAATGCTAGCCAGGTCGACGGGGACGCCTTCATGTCCCCGTCCTCACTCTCGCCCTTTGACGAATACGCCGCCAACCCCAGATATATCGAGCTTCAAGAGGAGCTGCGAGGCCTGCTCTTTGCGGGCGTGTCCAGTCTCGACCCCAGCAAGAGCACAACGCCCGAGCCGGCGTCTGATGAGGCCGATGACCATGAGCGGACCCCGGTGCCGTCGTCAAAAAGCCTCGACTTTTCAAGAGTCTCAATACCCAAGATGAGGCTGGTCAAGTATCTCAAGAACTGGGTCATTGAATGCTCGCCGTACCTGGACAAGTTTGACGAGGCACGGCACTTTGGCATCCaggtgccgctgctggctcaGAGCTCGCCCGGCCTGTTCTACGCAGTGCTCGCCTTTTCAGCAAGGCAGATGGAGCGAAAGGCCtgcttggagaagagctACGACAGCCTCGAGCTGTACCAGGAGAGCATCAGGCTGCTGGCCCCCGGGCTGCAGGCCAAGGACCCCAACATGCTCGTCACGGCCTGCATCCTCGCCGTCCTCGAGCTCATGTCGGGCAGCCCGCGCAACTGGCGGCGCCACATCGAGGGCTGCGCGTCGCTCTTCGCCTTTTACGAAGTCACGGGCTTCTCGGGCgggctgctgcaggccgtCTTCTGGTGCTACGCGCGCATGGAGCTCTgcggcgccatcatctcagGCGGCGCCGAGAGCACGGTGCTGAGCCTGGACAAGTGGGTGCCGGCCGTGCCCGAGGGCATCGGCACCACGCGCGCCCAGGCCGAGGACTTTGTCAAGAGCATCTTCTACCAAAAGGGCCGCGAGACGCCCGACATGCACGCCAACTGGGCCGTCTACCTGTGCGCAAAGGCCTGCGACCTCGTCTACCGCCAGGTGCGCCTcgtcgagctgggcgagcacgacgacgccgacgacAGGCCCCTCGTCGACCGCTGGCGCCGGCTGTGGGCGGAGCTGCAGTTCTGGCGCGACACGCGGCCCAAGTGCCTGCTGCCCATCATGACGACGGAGCCGAGCGAGAACCAGATCTTCCCCGTGATTCTGTTTGCCCACTGggccgccatctccagcaacCAGCTCTACCACGCGGCGTGCATCGTCATGCTGGAGATGCGGCCGCCGGGCGAGGCGCTGCCCAACACGCTCGAGTACTCGGCCATCTGGCACGCCCAGAGGGTCTGCGGCATCTCGTGGACGAACCCCCACCGCGGCAATCTCATAAACGCCATTCAGCCGCTGTACATTGCGGGCAGGCTGCTGACGCACCCGAGAGAGCATCTGGAAGTTGCGCGGATATTCAAGATTATCGATAGGACGACGGGATGGGGCGCCATTTGGCGGCTAAAAGACCTCGAGGCAGAATGGGGGTACGAGTCGGGGGGAGATTTTGAGCATGATTTGATACCCTGGTGGGGGAAGAAGTGCATTTGCTCTCACTTTGCGCATTAA
- a CDS encoding uncharacterized protein (EggNog:ENOG41): MAMVERIDDDEDGRYTDSGSWNHPAINSKPLTIRPSHSRPNRSSTATSAASAKTTTIPRMPVVNLEFINTAYPGESTTAKRISQIRSHVAKDSHARRRQRKAAQAGSSTATSSSKGKNHIIISYSSASSSPPYLLDADDAAQIDESYSTSASLDGLQHPHQAWHSSTNTGLGHQGFRRIAPKEGAMVRRVASPGPRQMIGDTMKDAWNGQFAWELSVEDYGIFNYYLDWVLKYGYAACFPPGQAVLVEKRLRSTYVPFAMRNPGLLNLILYVSYHRRAMNTEDLDEAVKCNRKVERYRMACIEWIRHAVSVEKRPSIETVAMALILSSEAFFEANLDTSLTHAQAARTMVSARGGFESFGKTGIDGLISFLLKTSVYSGNYFYVPGCAPVPVPLPPE; this comes from the exons ATGGCTATGGTCGAGCGCatcgacgatgatgaagatggccgtTATACTGATAGTGGCTCGTGGAACCATCCCGCCATTAACTCCAAGCCCCTAACTATTCGGCCATCACATTCTCGTCCTAATCGCTCCTCAACCGCCAcctctgccgcctctgccAAAACCACCACCATACCGAGGATGCCAGTGGTTAACCTTGAATTCATCAACACAGCTTATCCCGGCGAATCCACAACGGCAAAGCGCATCAGCCAGATCCGATCTCATGTAGCCAAGGACTCCCacgcccgccgccgccaacgcAAGGCTGCCCAAGCAGGGTCAAGTACTGCCACCAGTAGCAGCAAGGGAAAGAATCACATCATCATTTCCTATTCATCAGCATCCTCTTCGCCGCCTTATTTGCTAGATGCGGATGATGCCGCCCAAATCGACGAATCGTACTCCACTTCCGCCAGTCTAGATGGCCTGCAACACCCACACCAGGCCTGGCACTCATCTACAAATACCGGATTGGGACACCAGGGTTTTCGGAGAATTGCCCCGAAAGAAGGCGCCATGGTGCGGAGAGTGGCTTCGCCTGGCCCGAGGCAGATGATTGGCGACACTATGAAAGATGCGTGGAACGGACAGTTTGCCTGGGAGCTGTCGGTCGAGGATTACGGCATCTTTAATTACT ATCTGGACTGGGTCCTCAAGTATGGCTACGCGGCGTGTTTCCCTCCCGGCCAGGCCGTCCTTGTAGAGAAGCGCTTGAGGTCGACCTACGTCCCCTTTGCCATGAGGAACCCAGGTCTGCTGAATCTCATCCTGTACGTCTCCTACCACCGGCGCGCCATGAACACGGAAGATCTAGACGAGGCAGTCAAGTGTAACCGCAAGGTGGAGCGCTATCGGATGGCTTGTATAGAGTGGATCAGGCATGCCGTCTCAGTGGAGAAGAGGCCGTCCATTGAGACTGTGGCCATGGCCCTGATACTGAGCTCGGAAGCG TTCTTTGAAGCCAACCTCGACACATCGCTCACCCACGCCCAAGCTGCGAGAACCATGGTTTCGGCAAGAGGCGGTTTTGAGTCGTTTGGCAAAACGGGCATCGACGGCCTCATCTCCTTTCTGCTGAAAACATCAGTATACAGCGGCAACTACTTTTACGTTCCGGGCTGCGCTCCTGTTCCTGTTCCTCTCCCTCCGGAATAA
- a CDS encoding uncharacterized protein (EggNog:ENOG41), with product MDKGSGSSDSKQAKGNSDATGSFSPDLPQEVIPFEASEPPAYQESHQEPSASASASHSLSLSASASTLQAPASGSALVPTVTSPFNFPKYSKDGSAADASPPVYDNIGASSSSNAAPRPIAFPQVSPDPDAAFLPAYAPVLLSYGITEQTWRSFLNTTSAFLTAKISDRALSHATDVAAHIGENPKNLGKNVIAQAKSIGKNVTRDAKRGNIIGAAVGLIGGSISLPISTAFGIVGTTLSLPGSAIGAVTKKPRTPQERAATYAAVANEEWLHRRGLHAHLFDSAGLAHLLGQPLDSFLSRAWETKGVDAAGQMRALEPLIAGLEIDEMANLQLKTQTLWLVLIPGQPSSSSEKKVKS from the coding sequence ATGGACAAAGGCAGTGGGAGCTCAGATAGCAAACAGGCCAAGGGCAACAGCGATGCGACAGGCAGTTTCTCACCAGATCTGCCCCAAGAGGTGATTCCGTTTGAAGCATCAGAACCTCCGGCATATCAAGAGTCGCACCAAGAGCCATCGgcctcagcttcagcatcaCACTCGCTGTCACTCTCAGCATCCGCATCGACACTGCAGGCGCCAGCATCAGGCTCGGCCCTCGTCCCAACCGTCACCTCGCCATTCAACTTCCCCAAATACAGCAAAGACGGCTCCGCGGCGGATGCCAGTCCTCCCGTCTACGACAACATTGGAgcgtccagcagctcaaACGCCGCTCCACGACCCATCGCCTTTCCCCAAGTCAGCCCGGATCCGGATGCGGCGTTCCTCCCCGCCTATGCCCCGGTGCTGCTTAGCTACGGCATCACCGAGCAGACCTGGCGCTCCTTTCTCAACACAACCTCCGCCTTCTTGACGGCCAAGATATCAGACCGTGCGCTGTCACACGCCACCGATGTGGCTGCGCACATTGGCGAAAACCCCAAAAACCTGGGCAAGAATGTCATTGCCCAGGCAAAGTCCATTGGCAAAAACGTCACGCGGGACGCCAAACGCGGAaacatcatcggcgccgcCGTGGGCCTCATCGGAGGCTCCATCTCGCTGCCCATCTCGACGGCCTTTGGCATCGTCGGCACCACGCTGTCGCTCCCCGGATCGGCCATTGGCGCCGTGACCAAGAAGCCGAGAACACCCCAAGAGAGAGCGGCAACATACGCGGCCGTGGCAAACGAGGAGTGGCTTCACAGGCGCGGCTTGCACGCCCACCTGTTTGATTCGGCGGGCCTCGCTCATCTGTTGGGCCAGCCATTGGACAGCTTTCTGAGCAGGGCGTGGGAGACAAAGGGGGTTGACGCTGCAGGACAGATGAGAGCCCTGGAGCCGCTGATTGCTGGGCttgagattgatgagatggcgAATCTGCAGCTGAAGACGCAGacgctgtggctggtgctgatACCTGGGCAGCCGTCCTCTtcgagcgagaagaaggtaAAGAGTTGA
- a CDS encoding uncharacterized protein (EggNog:ENOG41~TransMembrane:11 (o50-69i81-102o179-198i205-227o254-271i292-312o343-372i393-413o419-441i462-479o491-509i)) — MIEEAPSPVLQDASTDSKSHDVEDIVEETADQRVLTKLGYKPVLHRTFNLFHNFSTTFAALYFIGGVRVTFSTGIAAGGNLAYWTSFIVTCVFTFISAAVIAEICSSLPLAGSIYLWAAEAGGPKYGRLFGYVVAWWSTTAWTTFCASNTQGAVNYMLSETVVFNLDFPSDPSDVKFRAVQWICTEVLLALAALWNLLPPKYFKWIFYLSTGSVILDFLLNMIWLPIGTAQTIGFRSAHDAFMTTYNGTGASPGWNWCLSYLATAGILIGFDASGHVAEETRNASVTAARGIFWSTVVSGIGGFVVVILFLFCTPDPDTLFSYGSVQPFVPLYAVLLGKGGHIVMNVVCIVALWFNTAIAILAASRLVFAVARDGVLPWSSWVSRVVDGQPRNAVIVVWVVSSIITCTILPSSVAFTSLVSAAGVPSAAAYGLICIGRLFFTPKTFPKPAWSLGRWSKPFQAISVLWNGWVVAVLYSPYEFPVTGSTLNYAPVIMGAVTIFALLSWWWIPEDRWLPSQRIKEQLLAGESADEE, encoded by the exons ATGATAGAAGAAGCGCCCTCTCCTGTCCTGCAGGATGCATCCACCGACTCCAAATCGCACGACGTCGAAGACATTGTCGAAGAGACTGCAGATCAACGAGTATTG ACAAAACTCGGGTACAAGCCT GTGCTTCACAGAACCTTCAACTTGTTTCACAACTTTTCGACGACCTTTG CCGCTCTTTACTTTATCGGCGGTGTTCGAGTAACCTTTTCAACCGGCATTGCTGCCGGCGGCAATCTCGCCTACTG GACAAGCTTCATAGTCACCTGCGTCTTCACATTCATCAGCGCTGCCGTCATTGCCGAAATCTGCTCATCGCTGCCGCTTGCTGGGTCAATCTACCTCTGGGCGGCTGAAGCAGGCGGGCCGAAATACGGAAGGCTCTTTGGCTATGTCGTGGCGTGGTGGAGCACAACTGCCTGGACGACATTCTGTGCGA GCAACACGCAAGGTGCTGTCAACTACATGCTGTCT GAAACTGTCGTCTTCAATCTCGACTTCCCTTCAGACCCCTCAGACGTCAAATTCCGTGCCGTGCAATGGATCTGCACCGAAGTTCTGCTCGCCTTGGCAGCGTTATggaatcttcttcctc CAAAATATTTCAAATGGATCTTCTATCTCTCAACCGGCTCCGTCATCCTCGACTTCCTCCTAAACATGATTTGGCTCCCCATCGGCACGGCCCAGACCATTGGCTTCCGCTCTGCCCACGATGCCTTCATGACCACGTACAATGGCACCGGCGCCTCTCCCGGCTGGAACTGGTGCCTCTCTTACCTTGCAACGGCCGGCATCCTCATCGGCTTTGACGCATCGGGCCATGTCGCCGAAGAAACGCGCAACGCCAGCGTAACTGCGGCCCGAGGTATCTTCTGGAGCACCGTAGTCAGCGGGATTGGAGGCTTTGTCGTCGTtatcctctttcttttctgcacT CCTGACCCAgacaccctcttctcctACGGCAGCGTTCAGCCATTTGTGCCTCTATATGCTGTCCTCCTGGGTAAGGGCGGCCACATTGTGATGAATGTAGTCTGCATTGTCGCCTTGTGGTTT AACactgccatcgccatcctcgccgcctCACGCCTCGTCTTCGCCGTAGCCCGAGACGGAGTCCTGCCCTGGTCCTCGTGGGTTTCTCGAGTCGTCGACGGCCAGCCTCGcaacgccgtcatcgtcgtctggGTCGTctcatccatcatcacctGCACCATCCTGCCCTCCTCCGTGGCCTTTACATCGCTCGTATCGGCCGCAGGTGTTCCCTCGGCCGCAGCCTACGGGCTCATCTGCATTGGCCGGCTCTTCTTTACGCCAAAGACCTTCCCCAAGCCTGCCTGGAGCCTGGGCCGTTGGAGCAAGCCCTTTCAGGCGATTTCCGTCCTGTGGAACGGATGGGTGGTCGCGGTACTCTACTCGCCATATGAATTCCCCGTTACAGGCTCTACACTCAACTACGCACCGGTGATTATGGGTGCTGTGACAATCTTTGCGCTGCTTTCCTGGTGGTGGATCCCGGAAGACAGATGGCTGCCGAGCCAGCGGATAAAGGAGCAGCTCCTGGCAGGAGAGTCTGCGGACGAAGAGTGA